GGGCGCGAGCGGCGAGTTCGCTGACCCGCCGGGTATGGAATCTGGTGGTTACCAACGTTCCTGGGCCGCAATTCGCCCTGTATGCAGGCGGTTCGAAGATGATAGCGGCCTACCCGGTCGTCCCACTGGCGAAGAATCAGGCGGTAAGCGTGGGACTGACTTCTTACGATGGCGGTGTCTACTACGGGTTGAACGCGGATCGAGACGCGATGCCTGACGTCGATGTTCTGGCGGACTGCATTGTCGCAGCTTTGTCCGAATTGCTGGATACCACCACGCCCAGCGGGCGGAGGCGTACCGTAAAAGCATGAGCTAGCGCAGTGCGCTTCGTGTCCTATTGTCACGCACTGGGGTGGAACATGAGCGTAAGGTGAAGTCATGGCGAATTACCGCCCGCGACGTCGCGGCCTCGTCCTAGGAGGCGGCGGAGTCCTCGGCGCCGCGTGGATGGTCGGTGCGCTCAACGCGCTACGTGATGTTCATGGCTTTGATCCGCGCGATAGCGACATCCTGGTGGGCACTTCGGCTGGCTCGGTTCTCGCTGCCCTCTTGGGTGCTGGGGTCTCGGTTGAGCAAATGCTGGACCATCAGCGTGGCCATCCGATTACCGAAGGACCGCTCACCGGTTATTCCTTTGACTATGAAAAAGCCACCGGCGGCAGTCGCCCGGGCCGACCGAAACTCCTGGGACCCGGCTCCGCCAAAATGATCGGTGCAAGTCTGCGGCGGGTTCGGACAATGCCTCCGACCGCAGTGCTCAGTGGCTTTGTGCCGCTCGGGACGGGCTCACTTGCCAGAGTTGGACATTTGATCGAAGCGGTCACGCCCATGGATGAATGGTCACCGCACCCTAATGTCTGGACGGTGGCTATGGACTACTCCGATGGCCGGCGGGTGGCGTTTGGTCAGCCGGGCGCACCGGTGGCTCCACTATCGGATGCCGTCATGGCCTCGTGCGCCATCCCCGGATGGTTCAGCCCGGTCCGCATTGGGCAGCGGGAGTATGTGGACGGTGGCACCTGGTCAGCGACCAACCTGGATCTGCTCGTCGGGCAGGGTCTCGATGAAGTGTTCGTCTTAGCGCCGATGGTCTCCTTCCACCTTGATCGACCGCAGCAGTTGCTGACGCGGTTGGAGCGTCGCTGGCGACTTCAGGTCACCAAGCGAACTCTGCGTGAGGCCGAAAAAGTCCGCTCTGGTGGATGCAATGTGACCTTGATTGGTCCGGGTCCGGAAGATTTAGAAGCCATGGGTGGCAACGTGATGGACCTTCCCCGGCGGATTCAGGTCCTAGAGACCTCGCTAAAGACGAGTGTGCAGTCGCTGCGAGATCCGGAGAACGTCGGTCCAGATCACCTTTCTGAGGTTGGCTAGCCCACCCACTCGCATGTCCCTGGGTGTCATCTGTCGGGTGCGTTATCACCAGTTCACAGCCGCGACTCGCCGAGCCCACAGGATTTCTGATGGCGATCTGCGATACGCATGCCGACACCGTGCGTTCCAACCCGTGTCGATGCAAGGATGAACGAAAAGCGAGTACGGAGGAACAGGTGGACGCTGTCAGCAACACCCCGCGACCGGTCAATGAGCCGATTCGCAACTACGAACCGGGTAGCCCGCACCGAGAATCTCTCCAGCAGCGGCTAAGCGAGTTGGATGGGGAAGCTGCGCGCGACTTCCCCCAGTACATCGCCGGGGAATGGCGAGCGGCCAAAGGCGAGGAGTTTGAGGTCGTACAGCCGCACCGGCATGCTGGCGTGCTCGGTGTCGGTCGGGAAACTATGCACTCCGACGCAGAGGCCGCAGTTGCGGCGGCAACTGCTGCTGCTCCCGACTGGCGAGACATGGATTTCGATGACCGAGCCGGAATCTTATTGAAAGCCGCCGACCTGCTTTCCGGGCCGTGGCGCGACACCCTCAACGCAGCAACCATGCTGGGTCAGTCCAAGACCGCGATTCAGGCCGAGATTGACTCAGCCTGCGAGCTGATTGACTTTTGGCGCTTCAACGTCGCATTCGCTCGCGACATTCTGGCTGAGCAGCCGATCTCCTCCCGGGGGGTGTGGAACCGTACCGATCATCGCCCCTTGGAAGGGTTTGTCTACGCAGTTACGCCGTTCAATTTCACCGCGATCGCCGGCAATCTTCCTACGGCCCCAGCGCTGATGGGCAATACCGTTATTTGGAAACCGGCGCCTACTCAACAGTTCGCGGCTTCGCTGTTAATGGAGTTACTACATGAGGCTGGGCTGCCGCCTGGCGTCATCAACATGGTCACGGGCTTCGGCCCGCCCACGTCCGAGGTGTTACTGGATCACTCAGATCTCGCCGGGATCCACTTCACGGGGTCAACCCCGGTATTCCAAATGCTGTGGCGAAGCGTAGGGAACAACATTGACCGCTACCGTAGTTACCCGCGCATCGTGGGTGAAACCGGTGGCAAGGACTTCATCATGGTGCATCCCAGTGCGGATCCTGCGGTAGTAGCTACCGCCATGATTCGCGGTGCCTTCGAGTATCAGGGCCAGAAGTGCTCGGCAGCCTCGCGGGCCTACATCCCGCGCAGTATCTGGAATCAGATTCGCGATGAGGTTGTTGGGACAACTGATTCATTGCCCATGGGGAACGTGATGGATTTCAGCAACTTCATGTCCGCGGTGATCGACAGACGTGCCTTCGACAAACTGGCTGCGGTGCAGCAACGAGCAGCGGCGGATGACAGCGCTACCGTGCTCGCAGGCGGCACAGCCGACGACAGCGAGGGTTTCTTTGTTCGGCCAACCGTCGTGGAGTGCGCCGACCCAACCGCGGAATACTTCACCACCGAGTACTTCGGTCCGTTCCTCGGGGTCCATGTCTTTGATGATGCTGACTATGACCAAGTCGTGAATCAGATGGAGAGTATTGCTCCCTACGCGCTTACCGGGTCAATAATTGCCCAGGATCGCGCCGCGGTTGCCGACGCGATGCACCGGCTTCGGTTCGCAGCCGGTAACTTTTACATCAATGACAAGCCGACTGGAGCCGTGGTGGGGCAGCAGCCGTTCGGCGGCGCCCGCGCCTCGGGAACGAATGACAAGGCAGGTGCTGCCCAGAACCTACTGCGGTGGAGCAGCACTCGCTCGATCAAGGAGACGTTCGATCCGCCGACGGATCACCATTATCCCCATATGGACTAGTCGAGCTAGCCAGTCAAGGCCCGGTGTTCCAGCCCACCTTGGAAGTCGCCATGGCGGCTAGTCAACGCTGGGACTGGCGAGATGCGGTGTGGTTGCTGCTCTCGTGGCTGGCCACCCGGGGACTGTTGATCTTCCTAGGGGTTGTTGCGGTGTCGTGGTATCCCGGCGGCACCATCGTGCAAGCAGATTTGGATGTCTACGCCGAATGGCTGCCCGTCATCGAGTCGGGTGCGCTGCCCACCGACGACATGTGGCAGTACCCACCTGCGGCAGCCTTTTTCTTTTCGATCGGACTGTGGGGATCGAATCCCCAGCTTGCCCTGCTGGTGGGAATCCTGTTGACGGATGCGCTGTTGACGGCGGTGCTCTACCGGCACAGTCGACTGTCCGGATGGTTTTGGGTTGCAGCGGGCGTTCTGATTGGCCCGGTGTTGGTGTTCCGGTTCGACGTTGTGCCTGCGCTTTTTGCTGCGCTGGCAGTCCTCGCAGCGGGTCGACCGGTTCGTGTCGGCGTATGGGCGGCGCTGGGTGCCGCTGCCAAAGTGTGGCCGGTCCTGCTGCTGGCGATACTGCCGCGACGAGAATTGCTGCGCGGTGCTGTTGCCTTCGCAGTCACGTCCTTGGCAGTCCTTGCGGGATGCTCGGTGGTGTTTGTTGATCTGGGCGGCTTCTTGACCGGACAACGGGATCGCGGTCTACAGGTGGAATCGGTAGCTGCACTACCGTTCATGGTCGCCAACGCTGCCGGTTTAGAAGTCGAGATCAGCTATCGCTATGGCGCAATGGAAGTGGCTAGTGCCGGCACTGGCCTTGCGGCTGCTGCGCTCACCGTAGGTCTGCTGACGGTGCTGGCGTGGCTGGGGTGGTGCTGGTGGCGTGGTGTTTTGGCCACGCACCCGCCAGCGGATGTCGCCTTCACTTTTGTGCTGGCAAGTGTGATTTTTTCTCGAGTGTTTTCGCCGCAGTACTCGGTGTGGCTGTTGGCGTTGGGCTCGATCTGTCTCGCCGTGACTCGCTCGCGAATGCTACTTCCGGTTGTACTGGTCGCGGCCGCCGCTGTCCCAGCCCAGGTGGTCTATCCCATCGGATATGGCGAGTTCCTAAGCGGTAACTGGTTCTTTGTTGCGGCACAGTTGCTTCGGGTTGGACTGGTGGTTGCTGCCGGAGTGATAGCAGTGGTGCGGATATCACGTCCGGCGGAACACCGGACTGGCGAGCCGGCTGAAACCAACTCCCGACCCTCCGCTGTGGTCAATGGTCGCTGAGCCACTCGTTGCCAACTTTGTTTTCCTTGTCCAAGTACTTCTCAGTCCACTCCACGGCAACTGACTCGATCTTTCCCCCTGCGAACGGCACGGTGCATTTCACCTGTCCCGTGGTGTGGACCTGAGCTCCGTTCCCGTCTGGCTCGATCTTGATCTTGCCCTTCAGCGAGATGGGTTGATCTCCGAAGTCCACGATGAAATCAGCCGATCGAGTCTCCCCATCGGGATCCTGCCACCGTTGGGTTTCGATCAAAGTCAACTCATCACCAGTGAACTTGCGTACGAATGCGGGTAAATCTGCCGGGAGTACTCGGCGAGAGACCAAGGTAGTGGCGTCACCCTCGCGCATCGTCTCGGCGGAGGCATCGGTCGCCCCAGCCGCGTGCAGTTTTGTCTCCACGAACTCGGTGTTCAACAACATGTCCCAGACCTGCTCGCTGGTTGCGTCGTAGTGCTGCGTCTTGTCGAGCTTCTTCGCCACACGTCCTCCAAGGTCGGTTGTGCTGAGGGATAGCATGCCGCAACTTAGCGAAGATTGCGCGTGCACCACGACGGGTGGCGCCACCTGGTGTGAATCATGCGGCCAGTGGCGATGAGTCAGTTCGGTCTAACGTTGCGGCGACTGAGCGCCAGGTTGTGAGAAATTGACTCTTGCGGGTTAACATTTTGTGCCGAATCAGAACTTGCTGCGTCGGTTTTCTGATCGGAGAGACTCGTGACTAGCACCTCTCATGCGCCACCGGCAGTTGCCGCAAAGCCCACCTACCGACAGCGCTTCATGTCCCGCGAGCCGCGGCGGTTGATCGTGGTCGTCCTTCTTGTCCTGGGGCTGTCCGCGGCACTGTTGCAGTTCTTCAGCGGAGTGACTGCCTCTCGTGCGGCCCCGGGCGACCCAGTAGTCGTGCGAGCCCTAGGAGATTCCATTACCGCAGGCTATGGTTTCTACGGCTCCGGCGACCCCATGAAACTCAAGGACCTGGCCCGCTGCGGCACGATTGACTACCCCAACCTCAATGATCGTTGTTCCTCCAACTCCTCATTGGGTAAAGGTGACCGAGATCCGGTGACTTTTCTGCCTGACTACGGCTTAAGTAACGGCATTGCCTGGCCAGCTCAAGTAACCGAGCAACTGGGGATCACCGATGACGTCGACTATGCCAACCGAGCAGTAACTGGTGCCGACCCCAAGGACCTGCTGGCTGTTGATCCTGCGACCGAGAGTGGGCAATTGCAACAACTCTTGGAGGATACGGTTGCTGATCAGCCGGACCTGACGTTGATGACCATTGGTGCTAATCCGCTGTTGGGTGACTTTCTCGCCGGGGAGGGTACGAAGTGTCTGCTGGCGAAGCGAAATACGAAGTTCCGCACCTGCTCAGCGAAACTCATCGCTTCGGAGCAGGTGACTCCTCGGGTATCTCAGATCATCGATCGGTTGCTAGATGTCCCCGATAACACAGTGGTGCTGTCGAAGTACCCGACGGTATTGCCCAGTACCGCCATCGGATCACCTAACCGAATTCTTAAGGTGCTGAAGATGGTCAATAACCGAGTCGTTAAGGCAGCGAAGCAACAGCCGGAGTTTCGCAAGCGAGTGTTCGTTTCCAAGCCACCACTGTTCCCCTACGGCATGGCACCTGGCAAGGTGGAATGTCCTAGTCGGCCGGAGGTAGGTCTAGTGGACGGCGCCAGTGTGCAGTCCACGATTACTCAGCAGCGCTTCCGAAACAGCCAGACCGACAGTTTCTGCCCGTCTCCCAAGCGTTGGATCATCTCCGCTGATTTGGGTGTGCATCCCAGCGCTGCTGGCCATGAGCAGATTGCGTCGTCGGTGAGTGCGCTGATCGAGCGTAAGGGTTTGCTCCCCGCGAAATAGATCCGCAACTGGCGATAGCTAGTCCGGCAGATGATCCCCGCCAATCCGGGCGAACCGCACCGCTGCGGCGATACGCTCGCACTATGACCAGCCGTTCGCTGGATTCCGAGGCCGGTGCTGCCAATAACAGCACGGAGAAGCGAGTGCGGGCTGATGTCCTCACTGCGGCGGTCGCGCACAGTCGGGCGCTGGGTGGACAGGCCGTCGAGGATCTCACGGAATACCTCGCCGACTACTTTGACAACGTTTCGGCTGAAGACCTGCAGGCTAGTGATCCGATCGACCTTTTGGGTACTGCGTTGTCCAACCGACAGCTGGGTCATACCCGCGGGCCCAACGAAACGCTGCTGCGGGTCTACAACCCGACAGTCGAAGAAAACGGCTGGTCCAACGGGCACACCGTGGTGGAGGTCGTCTCCGACGACATGCCGTTCTTGGTCGACTCCTTGTCCGCTGCGCTTTCCCAGCGCGGACGAGCGATTCACTTGGTGATTCATCCCCGCTTCTCGGTTCGCCGAAACGATGCAGGTGACTTGGTGGAGGCGGTCCGAGCCGAGTGGGCCGAACCGAAACCGGACGACCGGCTGCTGGAGTCTTGGATTCATATCGACATCGACCGAGAATCTGATGCTGACGAGTTGGTTCAGTTAGCCAGCGAATTGGAATCGGTCTTGGCCGATGTGCGAGCTGCGGTGGAGGACTGGGTTCTGATGCGGGATCAGTCGACAGCCGTCGCAGATCAGCTAGCGGCCACGGTTATTCCTGGGGTGTCGGATGCCGCACGTCGGGAGGCTGCTGATTTCCTGCGCTGGTTGGCCGTCGGGAACTTCACCTTCCTCGGTTACCGTCGCTACGACCTAGTGACGGGGGAGGAGGGGGAGGAGCTCGCAGTTGCTGCCGGCAGCGGGTTAGGAATCACCCGCGGTGGTGATGATCGCCGTCGACTTCTCGTTCAGTTCCCGGAAGCAGTTCGGGAACGAGCTCGCGAGGCGGCACCCTTACTGCTGACCAAAGCCAACTCGAAATCCCGAGTGCATCGTGCTGCCTATTTGGACTAT
The sequence above is a segment of the Actinomycetes bacterium genome. Coding sequences within it:
- a CDS encoding glycosyltransferase 87 family protein: MAASQRWDWRDAVWLLLSWLATRGLLIFLGVVAVSWYPGGTIVQADLDVYAEWLPVIESGALPTDDMWQYPPAAAFFFSIGLWGSNPQLALLVGILLTDALLTAVLYRHSRLSGWFWVAAGVLIGPVLVFRFDVVPALFAALAVLAAGRPVRVGVWAALGAAAKVWPVLLLAILPRRELLRGAVAFAVTSLAVLAGCSVVFVDLGGFLTGQRDRGLQVESVAALPFMVANAAGLEVEISYRYGAMEVASAGTGLAAAALTVGLLTVLAWLGWCWWRGVLATHPPADVAFTFVLASVIFSRVFSPQYSVWLLALGSICLAVTRSRMLLPVVLVAAAAVPAQVVYPIGYGEFLSGNWFFVAAQLLRVGLVVAAGVIAVVRISRPAEHRTGEPAETNSRPSAVVNGR
- the pruA gene encoding L-glutamate gamma-semialdehyde dehydrogenase; this translates as MDAVSNTPRPVNEPIRNYEPGSPHRESLQQRLSELDGEAARDFPQYIAGEWRAAKGEEFEVVQPHRHAGVLGVGRETMHSDAEAAVAAATAAAPDWRDMDFDDRAGILLKAADLLSGPWRDTLNAATMLGQSKTAIQAEIDSACELIDFWRFNVAFARDILAEQPISSRGVWNRTDHRPLEGFVYAVTPFNFTAIAGNLPTAPALMGNTVIWKPAPTQQFAASLLMELLHEAGLPPGVINMVTGFGPPTSEVLLDHSDLAGIHFTGSTPVFQMLWRSVGNNIDRYRSYPRIVGETGGKDFIMVHPSADPAVVATAMIRGAFEYQGQKCSAASRAYIPRSIWNQIRDEVVGTTDSLPMGNVMDFSNFMSAVIDRRAFDKLAAVQQRAAADDSATVLAGGTADDSEGFFVRPTVVECADPTAEYFTTEYFGPFLGVHVFDDADYDQVVNQMESIAPYALTGSIIAQDRAAVADAMHRLRFAAGNFYINDKPTGAVVGQQPFGGARASGTNDKAGAAQNLLRWSSTRSIKETFDPPTDHHYPHMD
- a CDS encoding patatin-like phospholipase family protein, which translates into the protein MANYRPRRRGLVLGGGGVLGAAWMVGALNALRDVHGFDPRDSDILVGTSAGSVLAALLGAGVSVEQMLDHQRGHPITEGPLTGYSFDYEKATGGSRPGRPKLLGPGSAKMIGASLRRVRTMPPTAVLSGFVPLGTGSLARVGHLIEAVTPMDEWSPHPNVWTVAMDYSDGRRVAFGQPGAPVAPLSDAVMASCAIPGWFSPVRIGQREYVDGGTWSATNLDLLVGQGLDEVFVLAPMVSFHLDRPQQLLTRLERRWRLQVTKRTLREAEKVRSGGCNVTLIGPGPEDLEAMGGNVMDLPRRIQVLETSLKTSVQSLRDPENVGPDHLSEVG
- a CDS encoding DUF2505 domain-containing protein; the encoded protein is MAKKLDKTQHYDATSEQVWDMLLNTEFVETKLHAAGATDASAETMREGDATTLVSRRVLPADLPAFVRKFTGDELTLIETQRWQDPDGETRSADFIVDFGDQPISLKGKIKIEPDGNGAQVHTTGQVKCTVPFAGGKIESVAVEWTEKYLDKENKVGNEWLSDH